The Nostoc sp. 'Lobaria pulmonaria (5183) cyanobiont' genome window below encodes:
- a CDS encoding amylo-alpha-1,6-glucosidase, whose protein sequence is MSIEFGREICGNLDIAESREWLVTNGIGGYASGTVAGLLTRRYHGLLVAALKPPLGRTLMLAKLDETVLYDTRSFFLDTNRWADGIVSPHGYQHIERFSLEGTIPVWCFAVADALLEKRVWMQQGANTTYVQYTLRRATQPLKLTLKAIVNYRDYHSDTQSNGWQMSVEEVEQGICVTAYAGAVPLYLLSDSAKGDRSISRASISVVHNWYHGFDLAVERYRGLKDKEDHLHAATFEVTLNPGEAIAFVASTEKQPNLNGEAALKLRRAQEQKLTGFWKTNRPLKTKEVPSWINHLVLAADQFLVDRSLPEDPYGKTIIAGYHWFSDWGRDTMISLPGLTISTGRPEVARSILRTFARYVDQGMLPNRFPDAGEQPEYNTVDATLWYFEAVRAYYSATEDDNLLGELFPILADIINWHCRGTRYNIHLDAADGLLYAGVAGVQLTWMDAKVDDWVVTPRIGKPIEVNALWYNALRTMAKFARQLGKPHQEYEAMADRAKYRFSRFWNDETGYCYDVLDSPDGDDALLRPNQIFAVSLPESPLTPAQQRGVVEACGRTLLTSHGLRSLAPEHPQYQGKYGGNQYQRDGAYHQGTVWGWLLGPFVLAHLRVYKNPEQARQFLEPMANHLNAHGVGSLSEIFDGDAPMTPRGCIAQAWTVAEVLRAWLATES, encoded by the coding sequence ATGTCTATAGAATTTGGGCGGGAAATTTGTGGCAATCTTGACATTGCAGAATCGCGAGAGTGGTTAGTTACTAACGGTATTGGTGGTTACGCCTCTGGGACTGTGGCTGGTTTATTGACTCGCCGCTATCACGGACTATTGGTAGCAGCATTGAAACCACCTCTGGGTCGTACTTTAATGCTGGCAAAACTAGATGAAACTGTATTGTATGATACCCGCTCTTTTTTTCTAGACACCAATCGTTGGGCAGATGGTATTGTCAGTCCGCACGGTTATCAGCATATTGAACGTTTTTCTTTAGAAGGTACAATTCCTGTATGGTGTTTTGCCGTTGCTGATGCCTTATTAGAAAAACGGGTGTGGATGCAACAAGGCGCGAACACAACTTATGTCCAGTATACTTTGCGTCGTGCCACCCAACCGCTAAAGCTGACGCTCAAAGCAATAGTCAACTACCGCGATTATCACAGCGACACTCAAAGCAATGGTTGGCAGATGTCTGTAGAGGAGGTAGAACAAGGGATTTGTGTAACAGCTTATGCGGGTGCTGTACCACTATATCTACTGAGTGATTCAGCTAAAGGCGATCGCAGCATTTCACGCGCTAGTATATCTGTTGTCCACAATTGGTATCATGGCTTTGACTTGGCAGTTGAACGCTATCGGGGATTGAAAGATAAAGAAGACCACCTTCACGCCGCCACTTTTGAAGTTACACTGAATCCTGGGGAAGCGATCGCGTTTGTAGCCAGTACAGAAAAACAACCAAATCTCAACGGTGAAGCGGCACTAAAGTTACGTCGCGCTCAAGAGCAGAAGTTAACAGGATTTTGGAAAACTAATCGACCCCTCAAAACTAAGGAAGTCCCTAGTTGGATCAACCACCTAGTACTAGCTGCTGACCAGTTTCTTGTCGATCGCTCATTGCCAGAAGACCCTTACGGTAAAACCATCATTGCTGGTTATCACTGGTTTAGTGACTGGGGACGCGACACCATGATTAGTCTACCTGGTTTGACAATTTCCACTGGTCGCCCAGAGGTAGCACGTTCAATTCTTCGCACCTTTGCCAGATATGTAGACCAGGGAATGTTACCTAATCGCTTTCCCGATGCAGGTGAGCAACCAGAATATAATACAGTCGATGCTACACTCTGGTACTTTGAAGCAGTCCGCGCCTACTACAGCGCTACAGAAGACGATAATTTGCTTGGTGAACTCTTTCCCATACTTGCAGACATCATTAATTGGCACTGTCGCGGTACACGCTACAACATCCACCTCGATGCCGCCGATGGCTTACTTTATGCAGGCGTTGCTGGTGTACAACTCACCTGGATGGATGCCAAAGTTGACGATTGGGTAGTTACGCCCCGAATTGGCAAACCGATTGAAGTTAATGCCCTCTGGTATAATGCTTTACGGACAATGGCAAAGTTTGCCCGTCAACTTGGTAAACCACACCAAGAGTATGAGGCAATGGCAGACCGGGCAAAGTATAGATTTTCTCGCTTCTGGAATGACGAGACAGGTTATTGCTATGACGTTTTAGACAGTCCTGATGGTGATGATGCGTTGTTGCGACCTAACCAAATATTTGCTGTGTCATTACCAGAAAGTCCGCTCACACCTGCCCAGCAAAGGGGTGTAGTGGAAGCTTGTGGGCGAACGCTGCTGACTTCTCATGGGTTGCGATCGCTTGCCCCCGAACATCCACAATACCAGGGTAAATACGGTGGTAATCAGTATCAACGTGATGGAGCTTACCACCAAGGGACAGTTTGGGGTTGGTTATTGGGGCCGTTTGTCTTAGCACACCTTCGCGTCTACAAAAATCCTGAGCAGGCTCGTCAATTTTTGGAACCAATGGCTAATCACCTCAACGCGCACGGTGTTGGTAGTCTCAGCGAAATTTTTGATGGTGATGCCCCGATGACTCCACGGGGATGCATTGCCCAAGCGTGGACAGTGGCAGAGGTTTTACGTGCTTGGTTGGCAACGGAGAGTTGA
- a CDS encoding response regulator transcription factor has protein sequence MTAHILLVEDEVKLARFVELELNSEGYRVSVAHDGIAGLTLARDSSPDLAILDWMLPGLTGLEICRRLRTTGSTLPVILLTAKDQVSDRVAGLDAGADDYVVKPFSIEELLARIRAHLRRTQETDEDLLQFEDLSLNRRTREVFREKRSIQLTAKEFDLLEYLLSHPRQVFTRDQILEKVWGYDFMGDSNIIEVYIRYLRLKLEENNERRLIHTVRGVGYALRE, from the coding sequence ATGACAGCACATATCCTTTTGGTGGAAGATGAAGTCAAACTGGCGCGATTTGTCGAATTAGAACTTAATAGCGAAGGATACCGGGTAAGTGTCGCCCATGATGGCATCGCAGGCTTGACTCTGGCGCGAGACTCATCACCAGATTTAGCGATTCTGGATTGGATGCTTCCAGGGTTGACGGGTTTGGAAATTTGTCGACGTTTGCGAACAACAGGTAGTACACTACCAGTGATTTTGTTGACAGCAAAAGATCAAGTCAGCGATCGCGTGGCAGGATTAGATGCAGGAGCTGATGATTATGTAGTTAAGCCCTTCAGCATTGAGGAACTATTAGCTAGAATTCGCGCTCATCTCCGCCGCACGCAAGAAACAGACGAGGATTTGTTGCAATTTGAAGATTTAAGCTTAAATCGGCGCACCCGTGAAGTATTTCGAGAGAAACGAAGCATTCAGTTAACAGCAAAAGAATTTGATTTATTAGAATATCTCCTTTCACATCCACGTCAAGTATTTACTAGAGATCAAATTTTAGAGAAAGTTTGGGGTTACGATTTCATGGGTGATTCTAATATTATTGAGGTTTATATTCGTTACTTGCGACTCAAGTTGGAAGAAAATAATGAAAGACGTTTGATTCATACAGTCCGTGGTGTAGGCTATGCACTACGGGAGTAA
- a CDS encoding tetratricopeptide repeat protein yields MQTLYIKLVPLEKHFVELRYAVGYPARYETQQLDVSSIENLIQRAKGSYYMLMPDLKGIGYQLFCWLDGTGRWLSRAINNCTEEGLILALDVRERLGHLPWETLHNGEQFLIERVNPVVVPIRWVDRSVQDSEDTQQRPLRILFMATSPEDVEPPLDFEQEEAQILTEIKDIPLNLRVEESGCIAELNKLWGRYREPFDVFHLTGHASIKDERPFFLTETETGELHAAYASEIASALRFRIPQLVFLSGCRTGEAASDGAVSSLAESLIEQGCRAVLGWGRPIADVVATQAAAYLYSKLAAGYELSEALASTYQYLREAKVEDWHLLRLYIRGQCPKALVEPFGDQVWLPEEPIYEQFLDSQGIVRVATPQEFVGRRRILQRSLRTLRAADKLGVILYGLGGVGKSTVAARLLERLQGYDEIFIYRQLDEDKLLRQLAEQCLSETGQKILQSNLPLTQKLTKFLREGLNEQAQRLIFVLDDFEANLELRTDGNAVLKPEAVTVLISLLKAITQSRLPHRMIITSRYDFLLPELNQRLYREQLAALSGTDLQKKCNRLVSFAPGSEIDRELQLKALATSAGNPRLLEWLNKVLQVQQVGKTQILEQVEKTTQEFRESILAEELLNRQPIKLQRMLAFALVYHLPVPQSAIEVLCPKTFDVNSYISRAVGLGLLECIHSQEETLYYVPRIIEPLLDFPKDSIELYRTAAKHLDEIWFTKGIVKSMEAEEKLSESFLLNDPFEQAMPTDRLFALYQLATKAFNPDLLTRANWFLVMRLNRQGRYREVATLCKFVRDGAYGYLGIHIVTCNLLYYLAKAQEHIGEVDEALHNYQQALEICSPEYEVLKASILHDLGDLYVKQGNYQKALEICQQVISIEEKYNNKLGKAKSLSQIADIKRELGEPEEALRLYMEAMELAEETGDKNLLYGVQNNIATLQVYLGQTDAWDNLLPSLVSHKTQSQNLEDKIPLLSNTAMLRLKQGEIEEAREILEQLNVLLPQIDNSWLKGTLLHNLATFRSECGDRELALELYNQALELHRKNGDQPREALTLQEIGIFHERQNNINEALKFLEDAYHLSLKIKNQDTQAYVLIQIASILIDQDNLDKAEKKLNTALEVINTVNNHKNHSFALIEIGRLKIKQGSYEAGADSLRQALEKCNLVVDVVLRATILKLLGEVMSFLGEVDVAIEHLTESLNIYQKLNWTKDVEEVRGLIKNAQLKKPTQLYQAAATETEKGNARAALDLLEQALPMIEELGDQEIRVGILLSMGNLLIHEGDFREGVKRASQAIEIAKQHNLPEREDIENIAITVQYGKLKHLFDLAQEKCESQKFDEVLNLAHQCLELSEILKDVHWCSEVLSMLGQIKAHQGNYQGGLQDLEKAVSLAQENQLDGVDELQEIIFTVKNNQAVRLHEQANFAAQQGNLKEAIELARKAYEFQCSVNNKNSQPATLGLLGQLLLAQNRSAEGLKQLQQALDIAQELQAQEAINQLQEMISVFSKKTEDQDIGGEQL; encoded by the coding sequence GTGCAGACGCTTTACATCAAATTAGTACCGCTTGAAAAACACTTTGTAGAATTGCGTTATGCAGTGGGATATCCAGCAAGATATGAAACACAACAGCTTGATGTATCGTCAATTGAAAACTTAATTCAGAGGGCAAAAGGTAGTTACTACATGCTGATGCCTGATTTAAAAGGAATTGGGTATCAATTATTTTGTTGGTTGGATGGAACTGGCAGGTGGCTAAGTCGAGCAATTAATAATTGCACAGAGGAAGGGTTAATTCTGGCGCTAGATGTGCGTGAACGATTAGGGCATCTGCCTTGGGAGACGTTGCATAATGGAGAGCAATTTTTAATAGAACGTGTTAATCCAGTTGTTGTACCAATACGTTGGGTTGATCGTTCTGTTCAAGATTCAGAGGATACCCAGCAACGTCCTTTACGGATTTTATTCATGGCTACATCGCCAGAGGATGTAGAACCGCCACTCGATTTTGAACAGGAAGAAGCTCAAATTTTGACAGAAATAAAAGATATTCCTCTTAATTTACGAGTAGAAGAAAGTGGTTGTATTGCAGAACTAAATAAACTCTGGGGACGTTATCGTGAACCGTTCGACGTGTTTCACCTGACGGGACATGCGTCTATCAAGGATGAACGACCGTTTTTTCTTACAGAAACTGAAACTGGCGAACTCCACGCTGCTTACGCATCAGAGATTGCTTCAGCTTTAAGGTTTCGTATACCACAGCTAGTATTTTTATCAGGCTGCCGAACAGGTGAAGCGGCGAGTGATGGTGCAGTATCTTCTTTAGCTGAATCATTAATTGAGCAAGGTTGTCGAGCCGTTTTAGGATGGGGACGACCGATCGCAGATGTAGTAGCTACACAAGCCGCAGCATATCTCTACAGCAAACTGGCTGCCGGGTATGAACTTTCGGAGGCACTTGCCAGTACTTATCAATATCTACGAGAGGCTAAGGTAGAGGATTGGCATCTACTTAGGCTTTATATCCGAGGTCAGTGTCCAAAAGCATTGGTTGAACCATTCGGCGATCAGGTATGGTTGCCAGAAGAACCGATTTATGAACAGTTTCTAGATTCGCAGGGAATTGTTCGGGTTGCCACACCACAGGAGTTTGTAGGAAGACGCAGAATACTGCAACGTAGCTTAAGAACATTGCGAGCAGCAGATAAGTTAGGTGTAATTTTGTATGGTTTAGGTGGAGTTGGCAAAAGCACTGTTGCAGCAAGGCTTTTAGAACGTTTACAAGGCTATGATGAAATTTTTATCTATCGGCAATTAGATGAAGATAAATTGCTAAGGCAGCTTGCTGAACAATGTCTTTCAGAAACGGGACAGAAAATTTTACAAAGTAATCTGCCACTCACACAAAAGTTAACCAAATTCTTACGAGAAGGACTCAATGAGCAAGCGCAGAGACTAATCTTTGTTCTTGATGACTTTGAAGCAAACCTGGAATTGAGAACAGATGGTAACGCAGTCCTAAAGCCTGAAGCTGTAACAGTCTTGATATCTCTATTGAAGGCAATAACTCAATCCCGTCTTCCACACCGGATGATTATTACATCCAGGTATGATTTTTTGCTTCCAGAGCTAAATCAGCGATTGTATCGAGAGCAGTTAGCTGCCTTATCAGGTACTGATCTACAGAAAAAATGTAACCGTTTAGTATCTTTTGCACCTGGTTCTGAAATTGATCGAGAGTTACAACTCAAAGCGTTGGCAACTTCGGCAGGTAATCCTCGCTTGTTGGAGTGGTTAAACAAAGTTTTACAAGTGCAACAAGTTGGTAAAACACAAATCCTAGAACAGGTAGAGAAAACCACCCAAGAGTTTCGTGAAAGTATTCTGGCCGAGGAACTACTGAATCGACAACCAATAAAATTACAACGAATGCTGGCGTTTGCCTTGGTGTATCACTTACCAGTACCTCAGTCTGCAATAGAAGTCCTTTGTCCTAAAACTTTCGATGTAAATAGTTATATTTCTAGAGCAGTTGGATTAGGTTTACTTGAGTGTATACATTCTCAAGAAGAAACTTTGTATTATGTTCCACGAATTATAGAGCCACTTCTTGATTTTCCTAAAGATTCCATAGAATTATACAGAACTGCTGCGAAACATTTAGATGAAATATGGTTTACCAAAGGTATTGTAAAGAGCATGGAGGCAGAGGAAAAACTATCAGAAAGCTTTCTGCTTAATGATCCTTTTGAGCAAGCCATGCCGACTGATAGATTGTTTGCGTTGTATCAACTCGCAACTAAAGCTTTTAACCCAGACTTATTAACTAGAGCAAATTGGTTTTTAGTCATGCGGCTCAACCGCCAAGGAAGGTACAGAGAAGTAGCTACGCTATGTAAATTTGTCCGTGATGGAGCTTACGGTTACTTAGGAATCCATATTGTCACTTGTAACCTCCTCTACTACTTAGCAAAAGCACAAGAACATATCGGTGAAGTGGACGAAGCTTTGCATAACTATCAACAGGCATTAGAGATATGTTCACCTGAGTATGAAGTTCTAAAAGCCTCAATCCTTCATGATTTAGGAGATTTATACGTTAAGCAAGGTAACTATCAAAAGGCACTAGAAATTTGCCAACAGGTAATTAGCATTGAAGAAAAATATAACAATAAGCTCGGCAAAGCTAAGTCTCTTAGTCAAATAGCAGATATTAAGAGAGAATTAGGTGAACCTGAAGAAGCGCTTAGATTATATATGGAAGCAATGGAGCTTGCTGAAGAAACAGGAGATAAAAATTTACTCTATGGTGTACAAAATAACATTGCCACTCTTCAAGTTTATCTTGGTCAAACTGATGCTTGGGATAATCTATTACCAAGTTTAGTTTCACACAAAACGCAGTCCCAAAACCTTGAGGATAAAATTCCATTACTCAGCAATACTGCAATGCTCAGGCTCAAACAAGGTGAAATAGAAGAGGCAAGAGAGATTTTAGAGCAGTTAAATGTCTTGCTGCCCCAAATTGATAACTCTTGGCTCAAGGGAACGCTTTTACATAATCTAGCCACTTTCCGCTCAGAGTGTGGTGACCGTGAGCTTGCTTTAGAGCTTTACAATCAAGCTCTTGAATTGCACAGAAAGAATGGCGATCAACCGCGTGAAGCATTGACACTTCAGGAGATAGGAATTTTTCATGAGCGTCAAAATAATATCAATGAAGCTTTAAAGTTTCTCGAAGATGCATACCATTTGTCTTTGAAAATTAAAAATCAAGACACTCAAGCCTATGTATTGATACAAATTGCATCAATACTCATTGATCAAGATAATTTAGATAAGGCAGAAAAGAAGCTAAATACAGCTTTAGAAGTAATTAACACAGTTAATAATCATAAAAATCATAGTTTTGCTCTTATAGAAATAGGAAGACTTAAAATAAAACAAGGAAGTTATGAAGCAGGAGCAGATTCTCTAAGGCAAGCTTTAGAAAAATGTAATTTAGTTGTTGATGTTGTTCTTCGAGCTACTATTCTTAAACTTCTAGGAGAAGTTATGTCTTTTTTGGGTGAAGTAGATGTAGCAATTGAGCATTTAACAGAATCCTTAAATATTTATCAAAAACTAAATTGGACTAAAGATGTCGAAGAAGTTAGAGGGCTAATTAAGAATGCTCAACTAAAAAAACCTACACAGTTGTATCAAGCAGCAGCAACCGAAACCGAAAAAGGTAATGCGAGAGCGGCACTTGATTTACTTGAGCAAGCCCTGCCTATGATCGAAGAACTTGGTGATCAAGAAATCAGAGTAGGCATTTTGCTATCAATGGGAAACCTTTTAATACATGAAGGAGATTTTCGGGAGGGTGTTAAAAGAGCATCTCAAGCGATTGAGATTGCTAAACAGCATAATCTTCCTGAAAGGGAAGATATAGAAAATATTGCTATTACAGTACAGTACGGGAAACTAAAACACCTTTTCGATTTGGCTCAAGAAAAATGCGAAAGTCAAAAATTTGACGAAGTACTAAATTTAGCTCACCAATGTTTAGAACTTTCAGAAATATTAAAGGATGTTCACTGGTGTTCAGAAGTTTTATCAATGCTTGGGCAAATCAAGGCACATCAGGGCAATTATCAAGGTGGACTACAAGATTTGGAAAAGGCGGTTTCTCTGGCTCAAGAAAATCAACTTGATGGAGTTGACGAATTACAGGAAATAATTTTCACAGTAAAGAATAATCAAGCAGTTCGCTTACATGAACAAGCTAATTTTGCTGCTCAACAAGGAAATTTAAAAGAGGCAATTGAACTTGCTCGAAAAGCGTATGAATTTCAGTGCAGTGTCAATAATAAAAACAGCCAACCTGCTACTTTAGGCTTGCTCGGACAACTGTTGCTAGCCCAAAATAGATCCGCCGAAGGATTAAAGCAGCTACAGCAAGCATTAGATATTGCCCAAGAACTACAAGCACAAGAAGCTATAAATCAGCTTCAAGAGATGATTTCCGTATTTTCCAAGAAGACTGAAGACCAAGATATTGGCGGTGAGCAATTATAG
- a CDS encoding CopG family transcriptional regulator, protein MKKKWAVKRLTINLTTEEMKKLEHYCTLTGRPATDVIRELLRSLEVDNAENFEMGIADSTITVGSCSKSH, encoded by the coding sequence ATGAAGAAAAAATGGGCTGTTAAACGATTGACAATAAATCTCACAACCGAGGAAATGAAGAAACTTGAACACTACTGTACTCTCACAGGAAGACCAGCAACAGATGTAATTCGAGAATTGCTCCGAAGTCTTGAGGTTGACAATGCTGAAAACTTTGAGATGGGAATAGCAGACTCAACAATCACTGTTGGCAGTTGCTCAAAATCACACTAA
- a CDS encoding sensor histidine kinase codes for MKQIRKVGINIDPFSLQSRLTVGIASFSALVLGSLATWTSWKMQQILVDSHKYNIEQIAKRLPQDVQIYSEMMEPETGLQKAINNLANTNILLWLKSPDHKILAKSTTLDLLSDTTVAELMTLTKMPIKPQVYKVNQSYFVLCGSSVRVQGKLLGELFVVKDITHEQRMFVVMVQSLGITSVLAILVLTAAIAFYIKRSLQPLRQLNQMASVISAEDLGQAQLYLDNAPSEVKELAQTLTMLLSRLSQSWEQEREFVSNVSHELRTPLTIVHGYLQSVLRRQNNLTQTQQEALETAASEAERTIRLLQDLLDLARADSGYLYFQMKSYVLNDLVEEVVLMAKKYSDRPITIESEIYPIEIKADYSRFKQVLLNLIDNAIKYSDADTPIIFKLDRLQERAIIQVCDKGYGIPLQQQARIFERFYRVDESRSHTTGGCGLGLSIVKTLVEGMGGSISVESKLGEGSMFTISLPTYNSSI; via the coding sequence GTGAAGCAAATCAGAAAAGTTGGGATAAATATAGATCCATTTTCCTTACAATCACGCCTCACGGTTGGTATTGCATCATTTTCAGCTTTGGTATTAGGTAGCCTCGCTACATGGACTAGTTGGAAAATGCAGCAAATTTTAGTTGATAGTCATAAATATAATATAGAACAAATTGCCAAGCGCTTGCCGCAAGATGTGCAAATTTATAGTGAAATGATGGAACCTGAAACTGGGTTGCAAAAGGCTATTAATAATTTGGCAAATACCAACATATTATTATGGCTAAAAAGTCCCGATCATAAAATTTTAGCAAAATCTACTACTTTGGATTTATTATCTGATACTACGGTAGCTGAATTAATGACCCTGACTAAGATGCCGATTAAACCACAAGTTTACAAAGTGAACCAAAGCTACTTTGTTTTGTGTGGTAGTTCTGTGCGAGTACAGGGTAAGTTACTCGGTGAGTTATTTGTAGTCAAGGATATTACCCACGAACAGAGAATGTTTGTAGTAATGGTGCAGAGTTTAGGTATTACTAGTGTTTTGGCAATTCTTGTTTTAACTGCTGCGATCGCATTTTATATTAAGCGTTCTCTGCAACCTCTGCGCCAGCTAAATCAAATGGCTTCTGTGATTTCTGCTGAAGACTTAGGACAAGCGCAGCTATATCTTGATAATGCACCCAGTGAAGTTAAAGAATTAGCTCAAACTTTAACCATGCTGTTATCGCGCCTTTCCCAATCATGGGAGCAAGAGCGAGAATTTGTGAGTAATGTTTCTCACGAATTACGCACACCTTTAACGATTGTACATGGTTATTTGCAGAGCGTCTTGCGAAGGCAGAATAACTTAACTCAAACTCAACAAGAAGCTTTAGAAACTGCGGCATCAGAAGCTGAACGCACTATCCGTCTGCTACAAGATTTACTTGATCTAGCACGTGCAGATAGTGGTTATTTATACTTTCAAATGAAATCTTATGTGCTGAATGACTTGGTTGAAGAAGTGGTCTTGATGGCAAAAAAATATAGCGATCGCCCAATTACAATCGAGTCAGAAATTTATCCAATTGAAATCAAAGCAGATTATAGCCGCTTTAAACAAGTGTTACTAAATTTAATTGATAATGCCATTAAGTATTCTGATGCTGACACACCCATAATTTTTAAGTTAGATCGGCTTCAAGAACGGGCTATTATTCAAGTTTGTGACAAAGGTTATGGCATTCCTTTGCAACAGCAAGCACGCATATTTGAGAGATTTTATCGTGTAGATGAATCTCGCTCTCATACTACTGGGGGTTGTGGTTTGGGTTTATCGATTGTTAAGACACTTGTAGAAGGTATGGGAGGTAGTATAAGTGTGGAATCAAAGTTAGGAGAAGGGAGTATGTTTACAATTAGTTTACCTACATATAATAGCTCTATCTAA